From Streptomyces asiaticus, one genomic window encodes:
- a CDS encoding FAD binding domain-containing protein produces MKSFTYERATDTRAAVAAAAQPGAKFISGGTNLLDLMKLDIEYPSHLVDISRLPLRDIEELPDGGLRIGAQARNSDVAADPRVRTRYPVLSEALVSGASGQLRNKASTGGNLVQRTRCPYFYDTAAGCNKRNPGSGCAAIGGFNRIHAILGASESCIATHPSDMAVAMTALDAEIELLRADGSERRVAITDFYRLPGDTPHIENVLGDDEMITAVLLPPPLPGRQIYRKVRDRASYEFALVSVAAIVSTGQGTIREARVAFGGVAHKPWRSVEAEDALTDRPARMDTYHAAAEAALRGAVGRGDNDFKIELAKRTLCRTLAQAAGAS; encoded by the coding sequence ATGAAGTCCTTCACCTACGAGCGGGCGACGGACACCCGGGCCGCCGTCGCCGCGGCGGCCCAGCCGGGCGCGAAGTTCATCAGCGGCGGCACCAATCTCCTCGACCTGATGAAGCTCGACATCGAGTATCCCAGCCATCTGGTGGACATCAGCCGGCTTCCGCTGCGGGACATCGAGGAGTTGCCGGACGGTGGACTGCGGATCGGCGCCCAGGCGCGGAACTCCGATGTGGCGGCCGATCCCCGCGTGCGCACCCGCTACCCGGTGCTGTCCGAGGCACTGGTGTCGGGCGCCTCGGGCCAGCTGCGCAACAAGGCGTCCACCGGGGGCAATCTGGTGCAGCGCACGCGCTGTCCCTACTTCTACGACACGGCCGCGGGCTGCAACAAGCGCAACCCCGGATCGGGGTGCGCGGCGATCGGCGGGTTCAACCGGATTCACGCGATCCTCGGCGCGAGCGAGTCCTGCATCGCCACCCACCCCTCGGACATGGCCGTCGCGATGACCGCGCTCGACGCGGAGATCGAGCTGCTCCGGGCCGACGGTTCGGAGCGCCGCGTCGCCATCACGGACTTCTACCGGCTGCCGGGCGATACGCCGCACATCGAGAACGTACTGGGTGACGACGAGATGATCACGGCCGTGCTGCTGCCGCCGCCCCTGCCGGGCCGGCAGATCTACCGCAAGGTGCGCGACCGGGCGTCGTACGAGTTCGCGCTGGTCTCGGTGGCGGCCATCGTCTCGACCGGCCAGGGAACGATCCGGGAGGCGCGGGTGGCCTTCGGCGGTGTGGCGCACAAGCCGTGGCGGTCCGTCGAGGCGGAGGACGCGCTGACCGACCGTCCGGCCAGGATGGACACCTATCACGCCGCCGCCGAGGCGGCGCTGCGCGGCGCGGTCGGGCGGGGCGACAACGACTTCAAGATCGAGCTGGCCAAGCGCACACTCTGCCGCACGCTGGCACAAGCGGCCGGGGCGAGCTGA
- a CDS encoding 2Fe-2S iron-sulfur cluster-binding protein — MSASDTHAMRRDQVEPAPPSAIKLNINDQVRQLEVDPRTSLLDALREHLRLSGTKKGCDHGQCGACTVLINGRRVLSCLTLAAMHEDDEIMTIEGLGDPDHLHPMQRAFVERDGFQCGYCTPGQICSAVGMLAEVRAGWPSHVTTDVSSPRVALTDDEIRERMSGNICRCAAYPNIVAAIRDSAEGGAI, encoded by the coding sequence ATGAGCGCTTCGGATACGCACGCCATGCGGCGGGACCAGGTCGAGCCGGCCCCACCCTCGGCGATCAAGCTGAACATCAACGACCAGGTGCGGCAGCTCGAGGTGGATCCGCGGACCTCGCTGCTCGACGCGCTGCGCGAACATCTGCGCCTGAGCGGGACCAAGAAGGGGTGTGATCACGGGCAGTGCGGCGCCTGCACGGTGCTGATCAACGGTCGGCGCGTCCTCTCCTGCCTGACACTCGCCGCGATGCACGAGGACGACGAGATCATGACGATCGAGGGCCTGGGCGACCCCGACCATCTGCACCCCATGCAACGGGCCTTCGTCGAGCGTGACGGCTTCCAGTGCGGCTACTGCACCCCCGGCCAGATCTGTTCGGCCGTCGGCATGCTCGCCGAGGTGAGGGCCGGCTGGCCCAGCCATGTCACCACCGACGTGTCCTCGCCCCGGGTCGCCTTGACCGATGACGAGATCCGCGAGCGGATGAGCGGCAACATCTGCCGGTGCGCCGCCTATCCGAACATCGTCGCGGCCATCCGCGACAGCGCGGAGGGAGGCGCCATATGA
- a CDS encoding ATP-dependent Clp protease ATP-binding subunit, whose translation MSSGFMGPGDFGPDPFEEFMARFLGGGPRPGLRHIDIGRLMSDPARQLVADAATYAAEHGSADLDTKHLLRAALATEPTRGLLAGAGADTDALAAEIDRMSGEGPRRTQLSVTPAVKRALLDAHELARTNGASYIGPEHVLGALAANHDSTAGRILNSLPFDAAAGRGGPQSAPGRPSVSGTAGQQSGRRQDTPTLDKFSRDLTDLAHAGRIDPVIGREQEIEQTVEVLSRRGKNNPVLIGDAGVGKTAIVEGLAQRVAEGDVPDILLGRRVVALDMSAVVAGTRYRGDFEERLSGIIDEVRTHSEELIVFIDELHTVVGAGSSGSEGGSMDAGNMLKPALARGELHVIGATTLEEYRRHIEKDAALARRFQPILVPEPSVADAVEILRGLRDRYEAHHQVRFTDEALLAAVELSDRYLTDRFLPDKAIDLVDQAGARVRLRSRTKGTDTRSLEREVEQLTRDKDQAVAAEEYERATQLRDRIGELNRRIEADGGTEPDDGQSLEVTAENIAEVVSRQTGIPVSSLTQEEKARLLGLEEHLSERVIGQDEAVSAVAEAVLRSRAGLADPGRPIGSFLFLGPTGVGKTELARALAEALFGSEDLMVRLDMSEYQERHTVSRLVGAPPGYVGHEEAGQLTEAVRRRPYALLLFDEIEKAHPDVFNTLLQVLDDGRLTDAHGRTVDFRNTVVVMTSNLGSEAIGGRGALGFGTADAETDEQARRERVLRPLREHFRPEFLNRIDEIVVFRQLTDEHLRQITDLLLEETRRRLHAQDVTVEFTPEAVDWIARRGHEPAYGARPLRRTIQREVDNRLSRLLLDAEISSGDRARVEVADGRLVFHTDTASNAGQP comes from the coding sequence ATGAGCAGCGGTTTCATGGGTCCGGGTGACTTCGGTCCAGATCCGTTCGAGGAATTCATGGCGCGATTCCTCGGCGGCGGACCGCGCCCCGGCCTCCGCCATATCGACATCGGCCGCCTGATGAGCGACCCTGCCCGGCAACTCGTCGCCGACGCGGCCACCTACGCCGCCGAGCACGGCAGTGCCGATCTGGACACCAAGCATCTGCTGCGTGCGGCGCTTGCCACCGAGCCGACCCGGGGGCTGCTGGCGGGGGCGGGCGCCGACACCGACGCGCTGGCCGCGGAGATCGACCGGATGAGCGGCGAGGGGCCGCGGCGGACCCAGCTGTCCGTCACCCCCGCGGTCAAGCGCGCCCTGCTGGACGCACACGAACTGGCCCGTACGAACGGCGCCTCCTACATCGGCCCCGAGCATGTGCTCGGGGCGCTGGCCGCCAACCACGACTCCACGGCCGGCCGCATCCTCAACTCCCTGCCCTTCGACGCCGCGGCGGGCCGGGGCGGACCGCAGAGCGCACCGGGCCGGCCGTCGGTCAGCGGGACGGCCGGTCAGCAGTCCGGCCGACGGCAGGACACGCCCACCCTCGACAAGTTCAGCCGCGATCTGACCGACCTCGCCCACGCGGGGCGGATCGACCCGGTCATCGGCCGGGAGCAGGAGATCGAGCAGACCGTCGAGGTGCTGTCCCGCCGGGGCAAGAACAACCCCGTACTGATCGGCGACGCCGGTGTCGGCAAGACCGCCATCGTCGAAGGACTCGCCCAGCGCGTGGCGGAGGGAGACGTCCCCGACATCCTCCTGGGCCGCCGGGTGGTCGCCCTGGACATGTCCGCGGTCGTCGCCGGCACCCGTTACCGCGGCGACTTCGAGGAGCGGCTGAGCGGCATCATCGACGAGGTCCGCACCCACTCCGAGGAGCTCATCGTCTTCATCGACGAGCTGCACACCGTGGTCGGCGCGGGCTCGAGCGGCAGCGAGGGCGGGTCCATGGACGCGGGCAACATGCTCAAGCCCGCCCTGGCCCGTGGCGAACTCCATGTCATCGGCGCCACCACACTGGAGGAGTACCGCCGCCACATCGAGAAGGACGCGGCGCTGGCCCGGCGCTTCCAGCCCATCCTGGTCCCGGAGCCCTCCGTCGCCGACGCGGTGGAGATCCTGCGTGGCCTGCGCGACCGCTACGAGGCCCATCACCAGGTCCGCTTCACCGATGAGGCGCTGCTCGCCGCCGTGGAGCTGTCCGACCGCTACCTCACCGACCGGTTCCTGCCCGACAAGGCCATCGACCTGGTGGACCAGGCAGGCGCCCGGGTGCGGCTGCGCTCGCGTACCAAGGGCACCGACACCCGCAGCCTGGAGCGCGAGGTCGAGCAGCTGACCCGGGACAAGGACCAGGCGGTGGCCGCGGAGGAGTACGAGCGGGCCACCCAACTGCGCGACCGCATAGGCGAGTTGAACCGCCGGATCGAGGCCGACGGCGGCACCGAGCCCGACGACGGGCAGAGCCTCGAGGTCACCGCCGAGAACATCGCCGAGGTGGTCTCCCGCCAGACCGGGATCCCGGTCAGCAGCCTCACCCAGGAGGAGAAGGCCCGCCTGCTCGGCCTGGAGGAACACCTGTCCGAGCGGGTCATCGGGCAGGACGAGGCCGTGAGCGCCGTCGCCGAGGCGGTGCTGCGCTCCCGGGCCGGTCTCGCCGACCCCGGCCGCCCCATCGGCAGCTTCCTCTTCCTCGGCCCGACCGGCGTCGGCAAGACCGAACTCGCGCGGGCGCTGGCCGAGGCGCTGTTCGGCAGCGAGGACCTGATGGTCCGGCTGGACATGAGCGAGTACCAGGAGCGGCACACCGTCAGCCGGCTGGTCGGCGCCCCGCCCGGGTACGTCGGCCATGAGGAGGCCGGGCAGCTCACCGAGGCGGTGCGCCGCCGCCCCTACGCGCTGCTCCTGTTCGACGAGATCGAGAAGGCGCATCCGGACGTGTTCAACACCCTGCTCCAGGTGCTCGACGACGGCCGGCTCACCGACGCCCACGGCCGTACGGTGGACTTCCGCAACACGGTCGTCGTGATGACCAGCAACCTCGGCTCCGAGGCCATCGGCGGGCGTGGTGCACTCGGCTTCGGGACCGCGGACGCCGAGACGGACGAGCAGGCCCGGCGCGAGCGCGTCCTGCGACCGCTGCGCGAGCACTTCCGGCCCGAGTTCCTCAACCGCATCGACGAGATCGTGGTCTTCCGGCAGCTCACGGACGAGCATCTGCGCCAGATCACCGATCTGCTGCTGGAGGAGACCCGCCGTCGGCTGCACGCCCAGGACGTCACCGTGGAGTTCACCCCGGAGGCCGTCGACTGGATCGCGCGGCGGGGCCATGAACCGGCTTACGGTGCCCGGCCGCTGCGCCGCACCATCCAGCGGGAGGTGGACAACCGTCTGTCGCGACTGCTGCTGGACGCCGAGATCTCGTCCGGCGACCGGGCCCGGGTGGAGGTCGCGGACGGACGGCTGGTGTTCCACACCGACACCGCCTCGAACGCCGGGCAACCGTGA
- a CDS encoding DUF6480 family protein, translating to MGVPPGETPPAEGGLSEAGPRETYNPTKGWSKGPTIVIWLFVALFVTFCIAFAIAVLG from the coding sequence GTGGGCGTGCCGCCGGGCGAGACCCCACCGGCCGAGGGCGGCCTCTCGGAAGCGGGCCCCCGCGAGACGTACAACCCCACGAAGGGCTGGTCGAAGGGCCCCACGATCGTCATTTGGCTCTTTGTGGCGTTGTTCGTGACCTTCTGCATCGCGTTCGCGATCGCCGTGCTGGGGTGA
- a CDS encoding DUF6328 family protein has protein sequence MHDDHEAPGNGGREARSGRVETREERADRKWAELLQEVRVTQTGVQILFAFLLTVAFTPRFHDLGQVDRAIYVVTVLLGAAATGALIAPVSLHRIVTGRRLKPETVDWASRFTVAGLVLLLCTVASALLLILRVVVADVTAFWLAAAALLWFVICWFVPAAWLFHRSRKQR, from the coding sequence ATGCACGACGACCACGAAGCGCCGGGAAACGGCGGCCGTGAGGCTCGGTCCGGCCGTGTGGAGACCCGCGAGGAGCGGGCCGACCGCAAGTGGGCCGAGTTGCTCCAAGAGGTGAGGGTGACGCAGACGGGCGTGCAGATTCTGTTCGCGTTCCTGCTCACGGTCGCCTTCACCCCGCGCTTCCACGACCTGGGCCAGGTGGACCGGGCCATCTACGTCGTGACCGTCCTTCTGGGGGCGGCGGCCACCGGCGCGTTGATCGCACCCGTCTCCTTGCACCGCATCGTCACCGGACGCCGGCTGAAGCCGGAAACGGTGGACTGGGCCTCCCGTTTCACCGTGGCCGGGCTGGTGCTGTTGCTGTGCACAGTGGCGTCGGCGCTGCTGCTCATCCTGCGTGTCGTCGTGGCCGATGTCACCGCGTTCTGGCTGGCGGCCGCGGCCCTGCTCTGGTTCGTGATCTGCTGGTTCGTACCCGCGGCGTGGCTTTTCCACCGCTCGCGCAAGCAGCGCTGA
- a CDS encoding aminotransferase class I/II-fold pyridoxal phosphate-dependent enzyme: MDHTQAPILEALARYHERGALPFTPPGHKQGRGADPEVVKVLGDEVFRADLLAFGGLDDRLGSGRVLERAEELMADAVRAEHTFFSTCGSSLSVKAAMLAVAGPHETLLVGRDAHKSVASGLIISGVRPIWVDPEWDGARHIAHPPSAASFERAFDEHPEARGALVTSPTPYGSCADLEGIAEVCHRRGRPLIVDEAWGAHLPFCSQLPSWAMDAGADVCVTSIHKMGSGLEQGSVFHLQGDLIEPAVLKSRADLLGTTSPSVLLYAGMDGWRRQMVLHGEKLLGAALRRAHAVRDEIAAIDGLHVDGPADYVGPGLGSDFDPFPVVIDLTGLGVSGYRAADWLRGQHDVNAHLADHRRISTQLTHADDPSTTGALLTALRELAGHAEDLRPAPEVAVPTPDELRMEQSCLPRDAYFGAVEDVPVARASGRVAAEMITPYPPGIPAVLPGEVLTQPVLDYLRSGLKAGMNLPDAADAGLDTIRVLVEGTGAD; the protein is encoded by the coding sequence ATGGATCACACGCAGGCTCCGATTCTGGAGGCCCTGGCTCGCTACCACGAGCGTGGGGCCCTTCCGTTCACTCCGCCCGGGCACAAGCAGGGCAGGGGCGCCGACCCGGAGGTCGTCAAGGTCCTGGGGGACGAGGTGTTCCGCGCCGACCTCCTGGCCTTCGGTGGCCTTGACGACCGGCTGGGGTCAGGTCGTGTGCTGGAGCGCGCGGAGGAGCTGATGGCGGATGCGGTGCGCGCCGAGCACACCTTCTTCTCGACCTGCGGCAGCTCGCTCTCCGTCAAGGCGGCGATGCTGGCGGTGGCCGGCCCCCACGAGACGCTGCTGGTGGGCCGGGACGCGCATAAATCGGTGGCCTCCGGCCTGATCATCTCCGGTGTCCGGCCGATCTGGGTGGACCCCGAATGGGACGGTGCCCGCCATATAGCGCATCCGCCGTCGGCCGCGTCCTTCGAGCGGGCATTCGACGAGCACCCGGAGGCCAGGGGCGCCCTGGTGACCAGCCCCACTCCGTACGGATCCTGCGCCGACCTGGAGGGGATCGCCGAGGTCTGCCATCGGCGTGGCCGCCCGCTGATCGTCGACGAGGCGTGGGGAGCGCATCTGCCGTTCTGCTCCCAGCTGCCGAGCTGGGCCATGGACGCGGGTGCCGATGTCTGCGTGACCAGCATCCACAAGATGGGCAGCGGTCTGGAGCAGGGCTCGGTGTTCCACCTCCAGGGCGACCTGATCGAGCCGGCCGTCCTGAAGTCCCGCGCCGATCTGCTCGGCACCACGAGTCCGTCCGTCCTCCTCTACGCGGGAATGGACGGGTGGCGTCGGCAGATGGTGCTGCACGGCGAGAAACTGCTCGGCGCGGCGCTGCGCCGGGCACATGCGGTGCGCGACGAGATCGCGGCCATCGACGGACTGCATGTGGACGGGCCCGCGGACTACGTGGGCCCGGGTCTGGGCAGTGACTTCGATCCGTTTCCGGTCGTCATCGACCTCACCGGACTCGGGGTGAGTGGCTACCGGGCGGCCGACTGGCTCCGGGGACAGCACGACGTCAACGCCCATCTGGCCGACCACCGGCGGATCAGCACCCAGCTCACCCACGCCGACGACCCCTCGACGACCGGTGCGCTGCTGACGGCGCTGCGCGAACTGGCCGGCCACGCGGAGGATCTGCGGCCCGCTCCCGAGGTGGCCGTACCGACGCCGGACGAGTTGCGGATGGAGCAGTCCTGTCTGCCGCGGGACGCCTACTTCGGCGCGGTGGAGGACGTGCCCGTGGCCCGTGCGTCCGGACGGGTGGCGGCCGAGATGATCACTCCCTATCCGCCGGGTATACCGGCCGTGCTGCCCGGCGAGGTGCTGACCCAGCCGGTCCTGGACTATCTGCGCTCCGGGCTGAAGGCCGGGATGAACCTCCCCGACGCGGCCGACGCCGGGCTGGACACCATCCGGGTCCTGGTCGAAGGGACCGGAGCCGACTGA
- a CDS encoding NAD-dependent formate dehydrogenase, with translation MKILAVLYPGERAEEEHPEVLATAENVLGLRPFLAEQGHEIVGTSDTGEEADAQLADAEVLITTPFWPLYLDEKRMERARKLKLVITAGVGSDHIDMEAAGRHGIRVTEVTESNVVSVAEHNVMQILALVRNLIPGYQQAVAGRWDVAEVSRDAHDLEGKTVGLVGLGAIGARTALRLKGFDVRMLYYANHRRSPAEETTLGVTYARLDALVAESDVICLALPLMAGSKALFDRERLNAMKPGSWLVNTARGATVDTDALVAALESGHLAGYAGDTWYPEPAPADHPWRTMPRHAMTIHCSGMTIEAQKRIAAGVEEILRAHLGDQPLPSDYVLVDPTSS, from the coding sequence ATGAAGATCCTCGCAGTGCTGTACCCGGGAGAACGGGCGGAGGAAGAACACCCGGAGGTGCTCGCCACGGCGGAGAACGTCCTGGGCCTGCGCCCCTTCCTGGCGGAACAGGGGCACGAGATCGTCGGTACCTCCGACACCGGCGAGGAGGCCGACGCCCAGCTCGCCGACGCCGAGGTGCTCATCACCACGCCCTTCTGGCCCCTCTACCTCGATGAGAAGCGCATGGAGCGGGCCAGGAAGCTCAAGCTGGTCATCACCGCCGGTGTCGGTTCCGACCACATCGACATGGAGGCGGCCGGGCGGCACGGCATCCGGGTCACCGAGGTGACCGAGAGCAACGTGGTCAGTGTGGCCGAGCACAACGTGATGCAGATCCTCGCCCTGGTGCGCAATCTGATCCCCGGGTACCAGCAGGCCGTGGCGGGCCGCTGGGACGTGGCGGAGGTCTCCCGCGACGCACACGACCTGGAGGGCAAGACCGTCGGGCTGGTCGGACTCGGCGCGATCGGCGCCCGTACCGCGCTGCGCCTCAAGGGGTTCGACGTACGGATGCTGTACTACGCCAACCACCGGCGCTCCCCAGCCGAGGAGACCACACTGGGCGTCACGTACGCGCGGCTGGACGCCCTCGTCGCCGAGTCCGATGTGATCTGCCTGGCGCTGCCGCTGATGGCGGGCAGCAAGGCGCTCTTCGACCGTGAGCGGCTGAACGCCATGAAACCCGGCAGCTGGCTGGTGAACACCGCCCGTGGCGCGACCGTGGACACCGACGCCCTGGTGGCGGCGCTGGAGAGCGGCCACCTGGCCGGGTACGCGGGCGACACGTGGTATCCCGAGCCCGCCCCGGCCGACCACCCGTGGCGGACCATGCCCCGGCATGCGATGACCATCCACTGCTCGGGCATGACGATCGAGGCGCAGAAGCGCATCGCCGCCGGTGTCGAGGAGATCCTCCGCGCTCACCTCGGGGACCAGCCGCTCCCCTCCGACTACGTCCTGGTCGACCCCACCTCGAGCTGA
- a CDS encoding iron-containing redox enzyme family protein has translation MPLPTARGEVSGALVDALVREPGGATLPDGRSLREADPYGDDPQLALYMCYELHYQGFSGVDDAWEWDPELLRMRQALERRFLDALRSDATTHDAPDAAVSGLLVEPADGTGVSHFLRDEGELWQLREYIAHRSLYQLKEADPHVWVLPRLRGRAKAAMAAVEYDEFGAGHGDRVHAELFADLMADLGLDPAYNHYLDATSAWMLAVVNMMSLLGLHRALRGALVGHFATVEITSSPASDRLAQALRRLGAGEAAVFFYTEHVEADAVHEQVVRHGVIDDLLKREPGLAADVAFGVDATVFLEDRFADEVLDTWRKGRSSLRVPL, from the coding sequence ATGCCCCTGCCCACGGCACGGGGAGAGGTGTCCGGCGCGCTCGTCGACGCCCTCGTACGCGAGCCCGGCGGGGCGACGCTGCCCGACGGCCGGTCGCTCCGGGAAGCCGATCCGTACGGCGACGATCCGCAGCTCGCGCTCTACATGTGTTACGAACTCCACTACCAGGGCTTCTCCGGTGTGGACGACGCATGGGAGTGGGACCCTGAGCTGCTCCGGATGCGGCAGGCGCTCGAGCGGCGCTTCCTGGACGCGCTGCGCTCCGACGCCACCACGCACGACGCCCCGGACGCCGCCGTGTCCGGGCTGCTGGTGGAGCCCGCCGATGGCACGGGCGTGTCGCACTTCCTCCGGGACGAGGGCGAGCTGTGGCAGCTGCGTGAGTACATCGCGCATCGGTCGCTCTACCAGCTCAAGGAGGCCGACCCGCATGTATGGGTCCTGCCACGGCTGCGGGGCCGGGCCAAGGCGGCGATGGCGGCCGTGGAGTACGACGAGTTCGGGGCCGGGCACGGGGACCGGGTGCACGCGGAGCTGTTCGCCGATCTGATGGCCGATCTGGGTCTGGACCCGGCGTACAACCACTATCTGGACGCCACGTCGGCGTGGATGCTGGCGGTGGTCAACATGATGTCGCTGCTGGGCCTGCACAGAGCGCTGCGCGGCGCCCTGGTGGGGCACTTCGCCACCGTCGAGATCACCTCCTCGCCCGCCTCCGACCGGCTGGCCCAGGCACTGCGACGGCTGGGCGCGGGCGAGGCGGCGGTGTTCTTCTACACCGAGCACGTGGAGGCCGACGCCGTACACGAGCAGGTCGTACGCCATGGCGTGATCGACGACCTCCTGAAGCGCGAACCCGGGCTCGCCGCGGACGTGGCGTTCGGTGTCGATGCCACCGTGTTCCTGGAAGACCGCTTCGCCGATGAGGTTCTGGACACCTGGCGGAAGGGCCGGTCCTCACTCCGCGTCCCGCTGTGA
- a CDS encoding acyl-CoA dehydrogenase family protein, protein MTAPATTLIEAARRLAREVLAPGAEAADREGVSPAAIAEVKRSGVLGVSGPAAYGGTRAPDAVAREIAEILAGACCSTYFVQAQHHSPVRMLAASGSPARERLLRPLCDGTLLSGIAFSHLRAFPRTPVRVTRVPGGRRFDGRVPWYTGWGLNDVMLLAGVTDDGEALFAFADAREQPGLRPTPPLELAALTGTRTVGLELDGLVVPEEAVVWSRPYEEWAVADRPKNTNPNPAVFGVAGAALELLEAAGDAEAKETAQVLGERLREVRREAYALVDEVPPGERLADRLAVKTRAYAVLRAATTAAIVAGGGRAFGLGSPAQRLAREGLFLVVQGQTADVRSAHLRALRG, encoded by the coding sequence ATGACCGCCCCTGCCACGACGCTGATCGAGGCGGCCCGGCGCCTCGCCCGTGAGGTGCTGGCGCCCGGCGCCGAGGCCGCCGACCGCGAGGGCGTCTCCCCGGCCGCGATCGCCGAGGTCAAGAGGTCCGGGGTGCTCGGGGTGAGTGGCCCGGCGGCGTACGGCGGGACGCGGGCGCCGGACGCGGTGGCCCGCGAGATCGCCGAAATCCTCGCGGGGGCGTGCTGCTCCACCTACTTCGTCCAGGCCCAGCACCACAGCCCGGTCAGGATGCTCGCCGCCTCCGGCTCACCGGCGCGCGAGCGGCTGCTGCGGCCGCTGTGCGACGGCACGCTGCTGTCCGGTATCGCCTTCTCGCATCTGCGGGCCTTCCCCCGCACACCGGTGCGGGTCACCCGGGTCCCGGGTGGCAGGCGCTTCGACGGTCGGGTGCCGTGGTACACCGGCTGGGGCCTGAACGATGTGATGCTGCTCGCCGGGGTCACCGACGACGGCGAGGCGCTGTTCGCCTTCGCGGACGCCCGTGAGCAGCCCGGGCTGCGGCCCACGCCGCCGCTCGAGCTCGCCGCGCTGACCGGCACCCGCACGGTCGGCCTGGAGCTGGACGGCCTGGTGGTGCCCGAGGAGGCGGTGGTCTGGAGCCGTCCCTACGAGGAGTGGGCGGTCGCGGACCGGCCGAAGAACACCAACCCCAACCCCGCCGTGTTCGGCGTGGCCGGCGCGGCCCTGGAGCTGCTGGAGGCCGCCGGGGACGCGGAGGCGAAGGAGACGGCGCAGGTGCTGGGCGAGCGGCTGCGCGAGGTGCGCCGGGAGGCGTACGCGCTGGTGGACGAGGTTCCCCCGGGCGAGCGCCTGGCGGACCGGCTCGCGGTGAAGACCCGGGCCTACGCCGTGCTGCGCGCCGCCACCACCGCGGCGATCGTGGCGGGCGGCGGCAGGGCCTTCGGCCTCGGCAGCCCCGCCCAGCGGCTGGCCCGGGAGGGCCTGTTCCTGGTGGTGCAGGGTCAGACCGCGGATGTCCGCAGCGCGCATCTGCGGGCGCTGCGCGGCTGA
- a CDS encoding sugar phosphate isomerase/epimerase family protein: MKIALDPYMLRALPLDEMVRTVAELGYEYIELSPRDDFMPFFLHPRADDERVAELKRALRTHGVQLSSVLPLYTWSSPDETERQTAVRYWKRMIEITADLECPLMNSEFNGRPERAAESEAAFWRSLEELLPLFEREGIALNLEAHPDDFCEENTPAVDLVRAINKPWVNYLYCAPHTFHLSGAEPTADIAAMMAYAGDKLQHVHIADSFNHKGSSGLRYILNPPRTPARIHQHLDIGQGEVDWDTFFGTLRELNFDGVATSCVFAWEERARESSAFMLNRIRKELAA; the protein is encoded by the coding sequence GTGAAGATCGCCCTCGACCCCTATATGCTCCGCGCGCTGCCGCTCGACGAGATGGTGCGCACGGTCGCCGAACTCGGCTACGAATACATCGAGCTGTCCCCGCGCGACGACTTCATGCCGTTCTTCCTCCACCCGAGGGCGGACGACGAGCGCGTCGCGGAGCTGAAGCGGGCCCTGCGCACGCACGGTGTCCAGCTCTCCTCCGTGCTGCCGCTGTACACGTGGTCCTCGCCCGACGAGACCGAGCGGCAGACCGCCGTCCGTTACTGGAAGCGGATGATCGAGATCACCGCCGACCTCGAGTGTCCGCTGATGAACTCGGAGTTCAACGGCCGCCCCGAGCGCGCCGCCGAGAGCGAGGCCGCCTTCTGGCGCTCGCTGGAGGAGCTGCTGCCGCTCTTCGAACGCGAGGGCATCGCCCTCAACCTGGAGGCCCACCCGGACGACTTCTGCGAGGAGAACACCCCCGCGGTCGACCTGGTCCGCGCCATCAACAAGCCGTGGGTGAACTACCTCTACTGCGCTCCGCACACCTTCCACCTCTCCGGCGCCGAACCGACGGCGGACATCGCGGCGATGATGGCTTACGCGGGCGACAAGCTCCAGCATGTGCACATCGCGGACTCCTTCAACCACAAGGGCTCCTCCGGGCTGCGCTACATCCTCAACCCGCCCCGGACCCCGGCCCGTATCCATCAGCACCTGGACATCGGCCAGGGCGAGGTCGACTGGGACACCTTCTTCGGCACCCTCCGCGAGCTGAACTTCGACGGTGTCGCCACTTCCTGCGTCTTCGCCTGGGAGGAACGGGCGCGGGAGTCCTCCGCCTTCATGCTGAACCGCATCCGCAAGGAGCTCGCGGCGTAA